GTTGGGTGAACGTCATCAAGAAGGAGTGGAGGGCGTAGTAGAGCGCCCACCCGATGATTGGCGCATAGTACGACATCACCGCAATGTTGACGAGGAGAACGACCAGACCGAGCCCTCCTGCACGTTTGCTTCCGACGATCTGATCGAACGCCCCGATAACGCCTCTGTTCGTGTACCGACCGATCATCGTTTCAGCCATGAGACCGGGAACCGCGACAACGTACAAGAGAATGATGTACGCGATGAGGAACGCTCCTCCACCGTTCTGCCCCGTGGTGAAGGGCATCCTCCAGATATTTCCCGCCCCGACCATGGCACCCACCATGGCCATCAGGAAACCGAACCGAGTACCCCACTCTTCTCTCGCTGTTCTCGACTCAGAGTTTTCCATTGTCGATTCGTACAAACTATGATAGACGTAGCAGTTATAGCACTCCCCTACTATAGTCGATACCTTAATAGGGACGTCTCCACGTGTGATCAGAGAGCGTCTACCTCTGTGGCCCGTGATAGGTTCTACAGGCGGAGTAGGCCGAGTGCCTCGGGGTCAAACCCCGAGGCGTGTTCGACGACGTCGACGCCGACCACGTGGCGCGGGCACTCACGACGATTGTCGACGGCGCTCGGACTCGAGCAGTTGCACTCGACGAAGCGCAATCGCTCGAGACGGCGAGACGAACGTTTGCTCTGGGCCTTTGATTTGACTTATATTTGGATCTTAGATTCAGATATCAGCCACGATTCGGAACTCGGCCAGTCAAACGGAGTGAGAAGAACGCTCGACGTTCGGGACGGGACGGTCGTCGCGCCGTCCCACCGGGCCGCGAGCGGTGACCGCTCATCGATCGGGCGAGTCCTCGAGGCGGTCGCCATCGACGTCGACCGCTTTCGTACACCAGTGGCAGAACTCGAGTTCCGGATCGAGGTCGCTGCCGCAGTGGGGGCAGGCGATCGTGTCTCCGTCGGTCGATTCCGCGCTAACCGCTGTACTGGTGTCCCCCGTAGGCGAGCGATCCGTCGCGTTCTGAGCGCGAGCGAGCAGATACGCGTCGATGGCGCTGAGCCCCACGACGCAGAGCATCGGTGACACCGCTAGCATCGTCTCTGGGCTTCCGCTCCCGGCCATCAGCTCCTCGACCGCTGCCGAATCGACGAGCAGGGCGGACACGACGAACGACGCGGCGAGCCAGCCGAGCGCGCGACGCCAGCGCCGAAGGTACAGGTGGCCGAACCCAGTGAGGAACACCGCCAGCAGCGCTGCGATCCACGGCCGTTTCTGCGATATCGATCGGCCCATGTCCTGACTAATCAGTCAGGAGGTAAAAGTCTTCGCGATGCCATCGCTCTCCGTCGAGTACTCGGCGCGCGATGGACGCGAAACGCGGATCCCGAACGCTTCGCCACCGGAACCGGTAGAGGACACCGATCGATACCGGTCCTCCGACCACGACATACATGCAAACCGAACGCTTACCCGACCGGGCCACGATTCTCCAACCGTCGTT
This genomic interval from Haloterrigena sp. KLK7 contains the following:
- a CDS encoding zinc ribbon domain-containing protein, with protein sequence MGRSISQKRPWIAALLAVFLTGFGHLYLRRWRRALGWLAASFVVSALLVDSAAVEELMAGSGSPETMLAVSPMLCVVGLSAIDAYLLARAQNATDRSPTGDTSTAVSAESTDGDTIACPHCGSDLDPELEFCHWCTKAVDVDGDRLEDSPDR